The proteins below are encoded in one region of Brachyspira intermedia PWS/A:
- a CDS encoding dihydroorotate dehydrogenase, whose protein sequence is MSRLNINFLGKELKNNVITSSGCFGFGEEYSNYFDVNELGAVNLKGITLNKKDGNKGTRIAETPSGMINCIGLENPGIEYFKDNIIKNIKYSTPIILNINGATIDEYVKVAEIANEIERVDFIELNISCPNVKNGGMAFGASCESAESTTKAVKKVLSKKHLIVKLSPNVTDIASIAKAVENAGADSVSLVNTFLSMKIDTKTRKPLLGNVFGGLSGACIRPIAVRMVYQVYKAVKVPIVGMGGITNYNDALEFILAGASLVSIGAGIFSNPVLPIEVINGIDNYLKENKINNIKDIIGAAHL, encoded by the coding sequence ATGAGCAGATTAAATATAAATTTTTTAGGAAAAGAATTAAAAAATAATGTTATAACATCTTCAGGCTGTTTCGGATTTGGTGAAGAATACAGCAATTACTTTGATGTTAATGAACTTGGAGCAGTTAACCTAAAAGGGATAACATTAAATAAAAAAGACGGCAATAAAGGTACTCGTATAGCAGAAACTCCTTCAGGTATGATAAACTGCATAGGACTTGAAAATCCGGGAATAGAATATTTCAAAGATAATATAATAAAAAATATAAAATATTCTACACCTATAATATTAAATATAAATGGTGCCACTATAGATGAATATGTAAAAGTAGCTGAAATAGCAAATGAAATAGAAAGAGTTGATTTCATAGAGCTTAATATATCATGTCCTAATGTAAAAAATGGAGGAATGGCATTTGGAGCAAGCTGTGAAAGTGCTGAATCTACTACAAAGGCTGTAAAAAAAGTTCTTAGCAAAAAGCATTTAATAGTGAAATTATCTCCGAATGTTACTGATATAGCAAGCATAGCAAAAGCAGTTGAAAATGCCGGTGCCGATAGCGTATCACTTGTAAATACATTCTTATCTATGAAAATAGATACTAAAACTAGAAAACCACTACTTGGAAATGTATTCGGCGGATTATCAGGTGCATGCATACGCCCTATAGCTGTAAGAATGGTTTATCAAGTATATAAAGCTGTAAAAGTGCCTATTGTTGGTATGGGCGGTATCACTAATTATAATGATGCTTTAGAGTTTATACTTGCCGGAGCTTCTTTAGTTTCTATAGGAGCTGGAATATTCTCAAACCCTGTACTTCCTATAGAGGTTATTAATGGAATAGATAATTATCTTAAAGAAAATAAAATAAACAATATAAAAGATATAATAGGTGCAGCACATTTATAA
- the pyrF gene encoding orotidine-5'-phosphate decarboxylase, whose translation MTKLTENPKERLIIALDFNSMGEATKLIDELGDEAVFYKVGLELFLYTKGEIIEYLASKNKKVFLDLKFHDIPNTTAMASLFAAKQNVFMFNVHTSGGKKMMEKTVQEIKKLNKDNLIIGVTILTSLSENDVKNMFSSNLPLTDLAVNWAKLGKESGLDGVVCSPKEAAVIKRECGENFRTICPGVRPKWAGTDDQERVMTPKEAIENGCDYLVVGRPITRNEDRVKACKMIVEEISEGMENNKKAKSKLIAGALLETKAVKLNVKEPFTFVSGIKSPIYCDNRYVIGFPEARKVIVDAFVSILRDKDFDVIAGTATAGIPWASFIAYELNKPLCYIRAEKKEHGRGKQIEGAECNGKKLILIEDLISTGGSSIKAFEAAKAEGAIGLEIISIFTYEFEKAYKNFEEAGIKFSSLSNFSSLMEIAKDEKYITEEELSKALEWNKNPDAWGK comes from the coding sequence ATGACAAAATTAACTGAAAACCCAAAAGAAAGATTAATTATAGCATTAGATTTTAATTCTATGGGAGAGGCTACCAAACTTATAGATGAGCTTGGAGATGAGGCTGTATTTTATAAAGTAGGACTAGAACTATTTTTATACACTAAAGGTGAAATAATAGAATATTTGGCTAGTAAAAATAAAAAAGTATTTTTAGACTTAAAATTCCATGATATACCTAATACTACAGCTATGGCTTCATTATTCGCTGCTAAACAGAATGTATTTATGTTCAATGTACATACAAGTGGCGGTAAAAAGATGATGGAAAAAACTGTACAAGAGATAAAAAAACTTAATAAAGATAATTTAATAATAGGCGTAACAATATTAACAAGTCTTTCAGAAAATGATGTAAAAAATATGTTCAGTTCTAATTTACCTCTTACAGATTTAGCAGTTAATTGGGCTAAATTAGGAAAAGAATCCGGACTTGACGGTGTTGTATGCTCTCCTAAAGAAGCAGCTGTTATAAAAAGAGAATGCGGAGAGAATTTCAGAACAATTTGTCCGGGTGTAAGACCTAAATGGGCAGGTACTGATGATCAGGAAAGAGTAATGACTCCTAAAGAAGCTATTGAAAACGGATGTGATTATCTTGTTGTTGGAAGACCTATTACAAGAAATGAAGACAGAGTAAAAGCCTGCAAAATGATTGTTGAAGAAATTTCTGAAGGTATGGAGAACAATAAAAAAGCAAAATCAAAATTGATAGCAGGTGCTTTATTAGAAACTAAAGCAGTTAAACTTAATGTTAAAGAGCCTTTCACATTTGTATCAGGAATAAAAAGCCCTATATATTGCGATAATAGATATGTAATAGGATTCCCTGAGGCAAGAAAAGTTATAGTAGATGCATTTGTAAGCATTTTGAGAGATAAAGACTTTGATGTTATAGCTGGTACTGCCACAGCAGGAATACCTTGGGCTTCTTTCATAGCTTATGAACTTAATAAGCCATTATGCTATATAAGAGCAGAAAAAAAAGAACATGGACGCGGAAAACAGATTGAAGGTGCTGAATGTAATGGTAAAAAATTAATATTGATAGAGGATTTAATTTCTACAGGCGGAAGTTCTATAAAGGCATTTGAAGCTGCTAAAGCTGAAGGGGCTATAGGACTTGAAATTATATCAATATTTACTTATGAATTTGAAAAAGCATATAAAAACTTTGAAGAAGCAGGAATTAAATTCTCATCTCTTTCTAATTTCTCATCTCTTATGGAAATAGCTAAAGATGAAAAATACATAACAGAAGAAGAATTATCTAAGGCTTTGGAATGGAATAAAAATCCGGATGCTTGGGGTAAATAA
- a CDS encoding metal-sensing transcriptional repressor has protein sequence MLIENDLKILSPSEADEIINNTDNIVILDVRTEMEHNYEGMIEDSISMDFLKPRVFKREISKLDKDAPYLLYCSIGKLSIKAAEYMKEEGFKNLYILEGGLKAWNKHFGDNNKVSKFDREEAVERRKRLIIRLNRIEGQIKGMKKMLAKGEYCGDILNQSLAVKAAMGSVNQEIMEVFLNTCMISPKEKEDFFRYMRKLIK, from the coding sequence ATGTTAATAGAAAATGATTTAAAAATATTATCTCCTTCGGAGGCTGATGAAATTATCAATAATACAGACAATATAGTTATATTGGATGTAAGAACGGAGATGGAACATAATTATGAGGGTATGATTGAAGATTCTATTTCTATGGATTTCCTTAAACCAAGAGTGTTTAAAAGAGAAATATCTAAATTAGACAAAGATGCTCCATATTTATTATATTGTTCCATTGGTAAACTAAGTATAAAAGCAGCAGAGTATATGAAAGAAGAAGGGTTTAAGAATCTATATATATTAGAAGGCGGATTAAAGGCTTGGAATAAACATTTTGGAGATAATAACAAAGTTTCTAAATTTGATAGAGAAGAGGCTGTTGAGAGAAGAAAAAGACTTATTATCAGATTGAATAGAATAGAAGGACAAATCAAAGGTATGAAAAAAATGCTTGCTAAAGGAGAATATTGCGGCGATATACTTAATCAGTCTTTAGCCGTTAAAGCTGCTATGGGAAGTGTTAATCAAGAAATTATGGAAGTATTTTTGAATACATGTATGATTTCACCTAAAGAAAAAGAAGATTTCTTCAGATATATGAGAAAACTTATCAAGTAA